One genomic segment of Hordeum vulgare subsp. vulgare chromosome 2H, MorexV3_pseudomolecules_assembly, whole genome shotgun sequence includes these proteins:
- the LOC123429902 gene encoding protein TsetseEP-like has protein sequence MRSLGRTSVCFHLALLLLLAMVTADDPSLADGGRLIDLKPSPKPNPKPMPQPNPKTPLPNPKPTTPVKPEPNPTPDPDVKPQPKPMPRPNPKLTPVKPEPKPDPDAKPHPKPMPQPNPKPTPDEKPKPEPQPGSFPVYSLDTVADRANPKPDPQPNPRTNPEKPDRDVKPQPKPKPQPIPNPTPAKPEPKPQPGPSKPTPLDSLSVRSVKGNPKPDPHPNPKPTPKPTPKPQPNPNPQPGPSKPKPPVYARRAGSDKPVN, from the coding sequence ATGAGGTCTCTCGGCCGCACTTCGGTGTGCTTTCATCtggccctgcttctcctccttgcaATGGTCACGGCGGATGATCCTAGCCTCGCTGATGGCGGGAGGCTCATTGACCTCAAGCCTTCACCGAAACCGAATCCAAAACCGATGCCTCAACCCAACCCCAAAACACCGTTGCCTAACCCAAAGCCAACGACCCCCGTAAAGCCGGAACCTAACCCGACTCCAGACCCCGATGTCAAGCCACAACCAAAACCAATGCCTCGTCCGAATCCGAAGCTAACCCCCGTGAAGCCAGAGCCTAAACCGGACCCAGATGCCAAGCCACACCCGAAGCCAATGCCACAGCCGAACCCGAAGCCAACCCCTGATGAAAAGCCCAAACCTGAACCTCAGCCAGGGTCGTTCCCAGTGTATTCACTAGACACGGTTGCCGACAGAGCAAACCCAAAACCCGACCCGCAACCTAACCCTAGGACAAACCCAGAAAAGCCGGACCGAGACGTCAAGCCACAACCAAAGCCAAAGCCCCAGCCAATCCCAAACCCCACTCCTGCAAAGCCGGAGCCTAAACCACAGCCAGGACCATCCAAGCCGACGCCATTGGACTCACTGTCAGTTCGCTCCGTCAAGGGGAACCCAAAGCCTGATCCACACCCGAACCCCAAACCGACCCCCAAGCCAACACCAAAGCCGCAGCCAAACCCCAACCCCCAGCCGGGGCCGTCCAAGCCGAAGCCGCCGGTGTACGCACGTCGCGCTGGCTCCGACAAGCCCGTCAACTGA